The Trichoderma atroviride chromosome 5, complete sequence genome contains a region encoding:
- a CDS encoding uncharacterized protein (EggNog:ENOG41~TransMembrane:12 (i21-39o75-99i106-125o137-154i166-184o204-221i298-318o333-354i361-381o401-423i435-454o466-484i)) — protein MAAFTDKLAKHNAANKLYKSSLLNTVCLVAGLSIFFFGYDQGLMGGVNTARDYAERMGFGHWDEDKKIVVVDKPLLQGGIVAVYYLPGTLFGCLIGGWLGDRYGRIKTIAIACVWCIFGATLQSAAMNANWMFCARVLNGIGTGILNAITPVWATETAAHTSRGQFVSIEFTLNILGVVVAYWLEFGTSKYHDNTSSFIWRFPVAFQILPLLVLFVVIWFMPESPRWLVKVGREKEARFILGRLRGDEGEDAIHAEAEYQDIVNIRNLEKDTSTQQSYLNMLFGIGSGKLHTGRRVQLVIWLQILQEWIGIAGITIYGPEIFSIAGISSEDRLWVSGINNITYMFATLICVFTLDRIGRRWTLYWGAIGQGICMFVAGGLARATINAEGHSNQKQIGGAATFFVFLYTAIFGATWLTVPWLYPAEIFPLQVRAKGNAWGVVGWSIGNGWTVLLLPTIFNRLNEKTLYIFGAVNVLSIFVVWALYPESNQRTLEEMDLVFASDSIWAWEAERNFAKLKEENPQLVQGSTGVTDIEHATAAKE, from the exons ATGGCTGCGTTTACTGacaagctggccaagcacAATGCAGCCAACAAGCTGTATAAGAGCTCTTTGCTGAACACTGTCTGTCTTGTTGCTGGACTGtcaattttcttcttcggctaTGACCAGGGATTGATGGGCGGCGTCAACACGGCTCGTGACTATGCGGAACGCATGGGCTTTGGCCACTGGgatgaagacaaaaaaaTTGTCGTCGTTGATAAGCCGTTGTTGCAAGGAGGCATAGTTGCTGTATACTATCTTCCTGGCACGCTCTTCGGATGTCTCATTGGAGGCTGGCTTGGCGATCGCTATGGCCGCATCAAGACTATTGCCATAGCTTGTGTTTGGTGTATTTTCGGGGCTACTCTACAGTCAGCAGCCATGAATGCAAACTGGATGTTTTGTG CGCGTGTATTAAACGGCATTGGTACCGGAATTTTGAATGCCATCACACCGGTTTGGGCGACCGAGACGGCTGCTCATACCTCCCGGGGGCAGTTTGTGTCGATTGAGTTCACCTTGAACATATTGGGCGTTGTGGTAGCATACTGGCTGGAATT TGGTACTTCCAAATATCACGACAATACATCTTCTTTTATCTGGAGATTTCCCGTCGCATTTCAGATTCTGCCGCTCTTGGTTCTTTTCGTTGTCATTTGGTTCATGCCAGAATCGCCTCGATGGCTTGTCAAAGTCGGCCGCGAAAAGGAAGCTCGATTTATACTTGGTCGCCTtcgaggagatgaaggcgaaGACGCCATTCACGCAGAAGCCGAGTATCAAGACATTGTAAACATACGGAACCTGGAAAAAGATACATCAACTCAACAAAGCTACCTCAACATGCTTTTCGGCATCGGCTCTGGGAAACTGCACACCGGTCGACGGGTTCAGCTGGTCATTTGGCTCCAGATTTTGCAAGAATGGATTGGCATTGCGGGAATAACAATTTATGGGCCTGAGATTTTCAGCATTGCTGGGATAAGCTCAGAAGACAGACTCTGGGTTagcggcatcaacaacatcacaTATATG TTTGCCACGTTGATTTGCGTCTTTACTCTTGATCGCATTGGTCGCCGTTGGACTCTATACTGGGGAGCGATTGGACAAGGAATTTGCATGTTCGTTGCAGGCGGCCTTGCTCGGGCCACGATCAATGCCGAAGGACACAGCAATCAGAAACAAATCGGCGGCGCAGCGacattttttgttttcctctaCACGGCGATATTCGGTGCTACCTGGCTCACTGTCCCCTGGTTGTATCCCGCAGAAATCTTTCCACTGCAGGTTCGAGCCAAGGGAAATGCCTGGGGTGTTGTTGGCTGGTCTATTGGCAATGGCTGGACT GTACTGCTGCTTCCCACTATCTTTAACCGTCTGAATGAGAAGACTCTCTATATATTTGGGGCTGTCAACGTGCTGTCGATTTTCGTTGTTTGGGCGCTGTATCCCGAGTCGAACCAGCGCACATTGGAAGAAATGGATCTTGTCTTCGCCAGCGACAGTATATGGGCCTGGGAAGCTGAGCGCAACTTTGCAAAGCTTAAAGAAGAGAATCCTCAGTTGGTTCAAGGTTCAACCGGGGTCACAGATATAGAACACGCTACCGCAGCAAAGGAATAA